A section of the Drosophila subobscura isolate 14011-0131.10 chromosome A, UCBerk_Dsub_1.0, whole genome shotgun sequence genome encodes:
- the LOC117902591 gene encoding period circadian protein isoform X2, with amino-acid sequence MEGESTESTHNTKVSDSAYSNSCSNSQSQRSGSSKSRLSGSHSSGSSGYGGKPSTQASSSDMIIKRNKEKSRKKKKAKCAQTQASITSSLESAEELPLPHSSSATCDQQILQVLAGTQQLCDQPASLDHKLGEQLDSRHNCGVSKSEQAQSFSLPCPLSVSTLIPGIGICHGNSAAGGKWEKTFESCKLETGAAKTERHNVKEESFCCVISMHDGIVLYTTPSITDVLGFPRDMWLGRSFIDFVHVKDRATFASQITTGIPIAESRGSMPKDARSTFCVMLRQYRGLQTSGYGVIGRSVNYEPFRLGMSFREAPEEERSDNYMVANGSNMLLVICATPIKSSYRVPEEIHSQRSPKFAIRHTASGTISHVDSAAVSALGYLPQDLMGRSIMDFYHHDDLPAIKEIYESVMKKGQTAGASFCSKPYRFLIQNGCYILLETEWSSFVNPWSRKLEFVVGHHRVFQGPKICNVFETPPNAKPKIPEDLQNRNTCIREEIVSLLAEKVSRPSDTVKQEVSRRCQALASFMETLMDEVSRADLKLELPHENELTVSERDSVMLGEISPHHDYYDTSLSLHPSSSTRRKWSPRL; translated from the exons ATGGAAGGCGAGTCCACAGAGTCCACACACAACACTAAGGTGTCCGATTCGGCCTActccaacagctgcagcaacagtcAGTCGCAGCGCAG TGGCAGTTCAAAGTCCAGGCTGAGCGGCAGCCACTCGTCGGGCAGCAGCGGCTATGGGGGCAAGCCCTCCAcacaggccagcagcagcgacatgaTCATAAAGCGCAACAAAGAGAAGTCgcgcaagaagaagaaggccaAGTGCGCACAGACTCAGGCGAGCATCACCTCATCGCTGGAGAGCGCCGAGGAGTTGCCGCTGCcccactccagcagcgccaccTGCGACCAGCAGATCCTGCAGGTGCTGGCGGGCACACAGCAGCTGTGCGACCAGCCGGCGTCACTGGACCACAAGCTTGGTGAACAGCTGGACTCAAGGCACAATTGCGGGGTCAGCAAGTCGGAGCAGGCGCAGTCCTTTTCGCTGCCCTGCCCGCTCTCAGTGTCCACCCTTATTCCGGGCATCGGCATTTGCCATGGCAACAGTGCCGCAGGCGGCAAGTGGGAGAAGACATTTGAGTCCTGCAAGCTGGAGACGGGCGCCGCCAAAACGGAGCGGCATAATGTGAAAGAGGAAAGCTTCTGTTGTGTGATCTCCATGCACGACGGAATCGTGCTCTACACGACGCCCAGTATCACGGACGTGCTTGGCTTCCCGCGGGACATGTGGCTGGGCCGCTCCTTCATCGACTTTGTCCACGTCAAGGACCGGGCCACGTTTGCCAGCCAGATCACCACTGGCATTCCCATTGCAGAGTCGCGCGGCAGCATGCCCAAGGACGCCAGGAGCACCTTCTGCGTGATGCTGCGCCAGTATCGTGGCCTACAGACCAGCGGCTACGGGGTGATCGGCAGGTCCGTCAACTACGAGCCTTTCCGCCTGGGCATGTCGTTCCGCGAGGCGCCCGAAGAGGAGCGCTCCGACAACTACATGGTCGCTAATGGCAGCAACATGCTGCTAGTCATCTGTGCCACCCCCATCAAGAGCAGCTACAGAG TTCCCGAGGAGATCCATTCGCAGAGGAGCCCCAAGTTCGCCATCCGCCACACGGCCTCTGGCACTATCTCCCACGTGGACAGCGCGGCGGTGAGTGCTTTGGGCTACCTGCCGCAGGATCTCATGGGGCGGTCCATCATGGACTTCTACCACCATGACGACCTCCCCGCCATTAAGGAGATCTACGAGTCCGTCATGAAAAAGGGCCAAACGGCCGGCGCCTCTTTCTGCAGCAAGCCCTATCGCTTCCTCATTCAAAACGGCTGCTACATCCTTCTCGAGACGGAGTGGAGCAGCTTTGTAAATCCTTGGTCGCGCAAGCTTGAATTTGTCGTCGGCCATCATCGCGTCTTTCAAG GTCCGAAGATATGCAACGTTTTTGAGACGCCGCCCAACGCAAAGCCAAAGATACCGGAGGACCTGCAGAACAGGAACACGTGCATTAGGGAGGAAATTGTGAGTTTGCTGGCGGAGAAAGTGTCGCGTCCCTCGGACACAGTCAAGCAGGAGGTGTCGCGCCGGTGCCAGGCCCTGGCCAGCTTCATGGAGACGCTCATGGACGAGGTGTCTCGGGCGGACCtcaagctggagctgccacaCGAGAACGAGCTGACTGTGTCAGAGCGGGACAGCGTCATGTTGGGGGAGATCTCGCCCCACCACGACTACTATGACA CAAGCCTGTCACTGCACCCGTCGAGCTCGACCCGCCGAAAGTGGAGTCCTCGGCTGTGA
- the LOC117902591 gene encoding period circadian protein isoform X1 has protein sequence MEGESTESTHNTKVSDSAYSNSCSNSQSQRSGSSKSRLSGSHSSGSSGYGGKPSTQASSSDMIIKRNKEKSRKKKKAKCAQTQASITSSLESAEELPLPHSSSATCDQQILQVLAGTQQLCDQPASLDHKLGEQLDSRHNCGVSKSEQAQSFSLPCPLSVSTLIPGIGICHGNSAAGGKWEKTFESCKLETGAAKTERHNVKEESFCCVISMHDGIVLYTTPSITDVLGFPRDMWLGRSFIDFVHVKDRATFASQITTGIPIAESRGSMPKDARSTFCVMLRQYRGLQTSGYGVIGRSVNYEPFRLGMSFREAPEEERSDNYMVANGSNMLLVICATPIKSSYRVPEEIHSQRSPKFAIRHTASGTISHVDSAAVSALGYLPQDLMGRSIMDFYHHDDLPAIKEIYESVMKKGQTAGASFCSKPYRFLIQNGCYILLETEWSSFVNPWSRKLEFVVGHHRVFQGPKICNVFETPPNAKPKIPEDLQNRNTCIREEIVSLLAEKVSRPSDTVKQEVSRRCQALASFMETLMDEVSRADLKLELPHENELTVSERDSVMLGEISPHHDYYDSKSSIETPPSYNQLNYNENLLRFFNSKPVTAPVELDPPKVESSAVSSAREDARSTLSPVHVFGGSGASGSSGNFTSGSNIHMSSVTNTSNAGTVIGTITGTGTITGTSGAGTIIGNSGTGTATGDGNKNGNGNGNGNGTIVTRASGTNGANTSAADNSGAGISGAYNSGADNSAAENFCPENFGAENSCPEYSCAENSCADNSGADNSGADNSGADNSGADNSGPDTSGPENSRPDNSAADNCGADNSASGSGSGTFGGEGPSSGGQDTKTHAAVPDSPPISLTESLLSKHNDEMEKFMLKKHRESRGDRRTVEKNKNKTANTIDSMKILEYNSPGPGPGPVHGTKRCGSYSWEGEGNKPKQQTALNSVGVGTGGSEAPTGSVSKCPVGSSVAVGGVGDAGTGSVSVGVAVGGGGQPGNLYSSSGISCTQNINLWPPFSVGLTAPVHTTHTAIAQSSFSTQHSLFPTFYYIPASPMAPTTPASSSVSPTPRAHKNKHQHQHAPTVADQPSTSQQATGAAAMPLQYVAGVMYPHPSLFYTHPAAAAATAMMYQPMPFPGIANAIQLPEQPSTSQSGYSKTVFSTQQVIVAPPTPTTTTATATPKTQGAFHSITPAQLQRPSVASVKTEPASNVASSLSSSKKVSNSSNASGMGDYTSDQACSRNRAIVKKYTDSNGNSDDMDGSSFSSFYSSFIKTTDGSESPDNDKEAKHRKLKNITRLSSKIMEHPEEDQTQHGDG, from the exons ATGGAAGGCGAGTCCACAGAGTCCACACACAACACTAAGGTGTCCGATTCGGCCTActccaacagctgcagcaacagtcAGTCGCAGCGCAG TGGCAGTTCAAAGTCCAGGCTGAGCGGCAGCCACTCGTCGGGCAGCAGCGGCTATGGGGGCAAGCCCTCCAcacaggccagcagcagcgacatgaTCATAAAGCGCAACAAAGAGAAGTCgcgcaagaagaagaaggccaAGTGCGCACAGACTCAGGCGAGCATCACCTCATCGCTGGAGAGCGCCGAGGAGTTGCCGCTGCcccactccagcagcgccaccTGCGACCAGCAGATCCTGCAGGTGCTGGCGGGCACACAGCAGCTGTGCGACCAGCCGGCGTCACTGGACCACAAGCTTGGTGAACAGCTGGACTCAAGGCACAATTGCGGGGTCAGCAAGTCGGAGCAGGCGCAGTCCTTTTCGCTGCCCTGCCCGCTCTCAGTGTCCACCCTTATTCCGGGCATCGGCATTTGCCATGGCAACAGTGCCGCAGGCGGCAAGTGGGAGAAGACATTTGAGTCCTGCAAGCTGGAGACGGGCGCCGCCAAAACGGAGCGGCATAATGTGAAAGAGGAAAGCTTCTGTTGTGTGATCTCCATGCACGACGGAATCGTGCTCTACACGACGCCCAGTATCACGGACGTGCTTGGCTTCCCGCGGGACATGTGGCTGGGCCGCTCCTTCATCGACTTTGTCCACGTCAAGGACCGGGCCACGTTTGCCAGCCAGATCACCACTGGCATTCCCATTGCAGAGTCGCGCGGCAGCATGCCCAAGGACGCCAGGAGCACCTTCTGCGTGATGCTGCGCCAGTATCGTGGCCTACAGACCAGCGGCTACGGGGTGATCGGCAGGTCCGTCAACTACGAGCCTTTCCGCCTGGGCATGTCGTTCCGCGAGGCGCCCGAAGAGGAGCGCTCCGACAACTACATGGTCGCTAATGGCAGCAACATGCTGCTAGTCATCTGTGCCACCCCCATCAAGAGCAGCTACAGAG TTCCCGAGGAGATCCATTCGCAGAGGAGCCCCAAGTTCGCCATCCGCCACACGGCCTCTGGCACTATCTCCCACGTGGACAGCGCGGCGGTGAGTGCTTTGGGCTACCTGCCGCAGGATCTCATGGGGCGGTCCATCATGGACTTCTACCACCATGACGACCTCCCCGCCATTAAGGAGATCTACGAGTCCGTCATGAAAAAGGGCCAAACGGCCGGCGCCTCTTTCTGCAGCAAGCCCTATCGCTTCCTCATTCAAAACGGCTGCTACATCCTTCTCGAGACGGAGTGGAGCAGCTTTGTAAATCCTTGGTCGCGCAAGCTTGAATTTGTCGTCGGCCATCATCGCGTCTTTCAAG GTCCGAAGATATGCAACGTTTTTGAGACGCCGCCCAACGCAAAGCCAAAGATACCGGAGGACCTGCAGAACAGGAACACGTGCATTAGGGAGGAAATTGTGAGTTTGCTGGCGGAGAAAGTGTCGCGTCCCTCGGACACAGTCAAGCAGGAGGTGTCGCGCCGGTGCCAGGCCCTGGCCAGCTTCATGGAGACGCTCATGGACGAGGTGTCTCGGGCGGACCtcaagctggagctgccacaCGAGAACGAGCTGACTGTGTCAGAGCGGGACAGCGTCATGTTGGGGGAGATCTCGCCCCACCACGACTACTATGACAGTAAGAGTTCCATTGAGACGCCACCCAGCTACAACCAACTAAACTATAACGAGAACCTGCTGCGTTTTTTTAACAGCAAGCCTGTCACTGCACCCGTCGAGCTCGACCCGCCGAAAGTGGAGTCCTCGGCTGTGAGCAGCGCGCGCGAGGATGCCCGCAGCACGCTTAGCCCCGTTCATGTCTTCGGGGGCAGTGGCGCCAGCGGCTCCTCCGGCAACTtcaccagcggcagcaataTTCATATGAGCAGTGTGACCAACACGAGCAATGCCGGTACAGTCATTGGCACAATAACGGGAACTGGCACTATAACAGGTACCTCCGGAGCCGGCACCATAATCGGCAACTCCGGAACCGGAACGGCAACCGGAGACGgaaacaaaaacggaaatggGAACGGTAATGGAAACGGAACCATTGTCACAAGGGCCTCTGGCACCAATGGCGCCAAcacctctgccgctgacaaCTCTGGCGCCGGCATCTCGGGGGCCTACAACTCGGGCGCCGACAATTCTGCCGCCGAGAACTTTTGCCCCGAAAACTTTGGTGCCGAAAACTCTTGCCCGGAATATTCTTGCGCGGAAAACTCATGCGCCGACAACTCTGGGGCCGATAACTCTGGCGCCGATAACTCTGGGGCCGATAACTCTGGCGCCGATAACTCCGGACCCGACACCTCTGGGCCTGAGAACTCTCGACCCGACAACTCTGCCGCCGACAACTGTGGCGCAGATAACTCAGCCTCTGGGTCCGGGTCGGGCACCTTCGGCGGTGAAGGGCCATCCAGTGGTGGGCAGGACACCAAAACCCACGCTGCCGTTCCCGATTCACCGCCCATTTCGCTCACCGAGTCGCTTCTGAGCAAGCACAACGACGAGATGGAGAAGTTCATGCTGAAGAAGCACCGCGAGTCCCGCGGGGACCGCCGCACCGTCgagaagaacaagaacaagacgGCCAACACTATCGACTCCATGAAGATACTCGAGTACAAcagccctggccctggcccaggCCCGGTACACGGCACGAAGAGATGCGGGTCCTACTCGTGGGAGGGCGAAGGCAACAAGCCCAAGCAGCAGACCGCTCTGAACAGTGTGGGCGTCGGTACTGGTGGGTCCGAGGCCCCCACCGGCTCAGTGTCGAAGTGTCCGGTGGGCAGCTCCGTCGCTGTTGGTGGGGTAGGAgacgctggcactggcagcgtcagcgtcgGCGTCGCCGTCGGTGGTGGAGGCCAGCCAGGCAATCTGTACTCCTCGAGTGGGATATCCTGCACGCAGAATATCAATCTGTGGCCCCCCTTTTCGGTGGGTCTTACCGCACCCGTCCACACCACCCACACGGCCATCGCCCAGAGCAGCTTCTCGACACAGCACAGTCTTTTCCCCACCTTCTACTACATACCCGCCTCCCCGATGGCCCCCACCACTCCCGCTTCGAGTTCGGTCAGCCCCACGCCACGAGCCCACAAGAACaagcatcaacatcagcatgCGCCGACGGTCGCCGATCAGCCGAGCACCTCGCAGCAGGCGACGGGAGCAGCTGCAATGCCTCTGCAGTACGTGGCCGGGGTGATGTATCCACACCCGTCGCTCTTCTACACGCAcccagcggcggcagccgcCACGGCCATGATGTACCAGCCCATGCCCTTTCCTGGAATAGCCAACGCCATCCAGCTACCGGAGCAGCCCAGCACCTCGCAGTCTGGCTACAGCAAGACCGTCTTCTCG ACTCAACAGGTCATAGTGGCCCCGCCGAcgccgacaacaacaacggcgaCAGCGACCCCAAAAACCCAAGGAGCCTTCCACTCGATCACACCcgcccagctgcagcgacCGTCGGTCGCATCGGTCAAGACGGAGCCCGCCTCGAATGTGGCATCCTCACTTTCATCCAGCAAGAAGGTGTCCAACTCGTCAAACGCCTCCGGCATGGGAGACTACACCTCTGACCAGGCTTGCTCCAGGAACCGCGCCATCGTAAAG AAATACACAGACAGCAATGGAAACAGCGACGACATGGACGGCTCCAGCTTCTCGTCCTTCTATTCATCGTTTATCAAGACCACAGACGGCTCCGAAAGTCCTGACAACGACAAAGAGGCAAAGCATCGCAAGTTGAAG AATATAACCCGATTGAGCAGTAAGATAATGGAGCACCCGGAGGAGGACCAAACGCAGCACGGAGATGGATAG